A genomic region of Bernardetia sp. ABR2-2B contains the following coding sequences:
- a CDS encoding ABC transporter ATP-binding protein: MSNIVIKSTDISKQYRLGLVGSGTLKDDAARFWAKIRGKADPTLLVGQTNDRTQKSNSDYVWALKDINFEVKQGEILGIIGKNGAGKSTLLKILSKITAPTTGSIKIKGRIASLLEVGTGFHGELTGRENIYLNGAVLGMSRREVTRKLDEIVDFAGVEKYMDTPVKRYSSGMTVRLGFAVAAHLDPDILVVDEVLAVGDAEFQKKAIGKMKDVSTDEGRTILFVSHNMNSVKSLCTRGLLLEHGNISFDGNIDKAVARYLGGDTTNLNYKKLDDTWALEGFTLKSVAVKNRNKTIDDPIAQDDDIEVIFDYEFYEVSTERLDITLHFKGEDGTYLFVVSTGSIFENGLKLGKEKLKMYIPSGFFNEGEFTIDVFLVKGKRVAVKYEKDVIKLLVIPRKRDIGVYSGKEVGFIQPQFEWAY, translated from the coding sequence ATGAGTAATATTGTTATTAAATCTACTGATATAAGCAAACAGTACCGTTTGGGGCTTGTAGGAAGTGGAACTCTTAAAGATGATGCAGCTCGTTTTTGGGCTAAGATAAGAGGGAAAGCAGACCCTACTCTTTTGGTAGGACAAACCAATGACCGTACTCAAAAATCTAACTCTGATTATGTATGGGCATTGAAGGATATAAACTTTGAGGTAAAGCAAGGAGAAATTCTTGGTATTATTGGAAAGAATGGTGCAGGAAAATCAACACTACTCAAAATTTTATCAAAAATAACTGCTCCAACAACTGGAAGTATCAAGATAAAAGGTAGAATTGCTAGTCTTTTAGAAGTAGGTACAGGTTTTCATGGAGAACTCACAGGGAGAGAGAATATTTACTTGAATGGTGCTGTTTTGGGTATGTCAAGAAGAGAAGTAACTCGTAAGCTAGATGAAATAGTGGATTTTGCAGGTGTAGAAAAATATATGGACACTCCTGTAAAGCGTTATTCTTCTGGTATGACTGTTCGTTTGGGTTTTGCTGTGGCTGCTCATTTAGACCCAGATATTTTGGTAGTAGATGAGGTTTTGGCTGTTGGAGATGCAGAGTTTCAGAAAAAAGCAATTGGGAAGATGAAAGATGTTTCTACTGATGAAGGACGAACAATTCTCTTTGTTAGTCATAATATGAATTCTGTTAAATCTCTTTGCACTAGGGGCTTACTTCTTGAACATGGTAATATATCTTTTGATGGAAATATTGATAAAGCTGTTGCGAGATACTTAGGGGGAGACACTACAAATTTAAATTATAAAAAGTTAGATGATACTTGGGCTTTAGAAGGTTTTACTTTAAAGTCTGTTGCTGTCAAAAATAGAAATAAGACTATAGATGATCCTATCGCACAAGATGATGATATTGAAGTGATATTTGATTATGAGTTTTATGAAGTAAGTACTGAACGTTTAGATATAACACTTCATTTCAAAGGAGAAGATGGTACATACCTCTTTGTTGTGAGTACTGGCAGTATTTTTGAAAATGGATTAAAGTTGGGTAAAGAAAAGTTGAAAATGTATATCCCATCAGGTTTTTTTAATGAAGGAGAGTTTACTATAGATGTTTTTTTAGTAAAAGGAAAAAGGGTAGCTGTAAAATATGAAAAGGATGTTATTAAATTATTAGTTATTCCTAGAAAGAGAGATATAGGCGTTTACTCTGGTAAGGAAGTTGGTTTTATCCAACCTCAATTTGAATGGGCATATTAA